One Caretta caretta isolate rCarCar2 chromosome 8, rCarCar1.hap1, whole genome shotgun sequence DNA window includes the following coding sequences:
- the LOC125641210 gene encoding uncharacterized protein LOC125641210 — protein MQSSSAQVTMMESQNRKRAPAWTEREVRDLNAVWREESVLSELRSSFQNAKTFVKISQGMKDRGHNRDPKQCRVKLKELRQAYQKTREANSRSGSEPQTCRFYDELHAILGGSATTTPAVLFDSFNGDGGNTEAGFGDEEDDDEEEVVDSSQQASGETGFPDSQELFLTLDLEPVPPKPTQGCLLDPAGGEGTSAACVSMITGSSPSQRLVKLRKKKKRTRDEMFAELMLSSHTDRAQTNAWRQIMSECRKAQNDREERWRAEESKWRAEESKWRAEDRAEAQMWRQRDERRQDSMLRLLQDQTSMLQCMVELQQRQLEHRLPLLPLCNQPPSSPSSIASTPRRPRTRWGGLWPTSHSTTEDCPKKRRLSFNKF, from the exons atgcagagttcatcagcacaggtgaccatgatggagtcccagaatcgcaaaagagctccagcatggaccgaacgggaggtacgggatctgaacgctgtttggagagaggaatccgtgctatcagaactccgttccagttttcaaaatgccaaaacctttgtgaaaatctcccagggcatgaaggacagaggccataacagggacccgaagcagtgccgtgtgaaactgaaggagctgaggcaagcctaccagaaaaccagagaggcgaacagccgctctgggtcagagccccaaacatgccgcttctatgatgagctgcatgccattttagggggttcagccaccactaccccagccgtgttgtttgactccttcaatggagatggaggcaatacggaagcaggttttggggacgaagaagatgatgatgaggaggaggttgtagatagctcacagcaagcaagcggagaaaccggttttcccgacagccaggaactgtttctcaccctagacctggagccagtaccccccaaacccacccaaggctgcctcctggacccagcaggcggagaagggacctctg ctgcatgtgtttcaatgatcacaggatcttctccttcccagaggctagtgaagcttagaaagaaaaaaaaacgcactcgcgatgaaatgttcgccgagctcatgctgtcctcccacactgacagagcacagacgaatgcgtggaggcaaataatgtcagagtgcaggaaagcacaaaatgaccgggaggagaggtggcgggctgaagagagtaagtggcgggctgaagagagtaagtggcgggctgaagacagggctgaagctcaaatgtggcggcagcgtgatgagaggaggcaggattcaatgctgaggctgctgcaggaccaaaccagtatgctccagtgtatggttgagctgcagcaaaggcagctggagcacagactgccactgctgcccctctgtaaccaaccgccctcctccccaagttccatagcctccacacccagacgcccaagaacgcggtgggggggcctgtggccaaccagccactccaccacagaggattgcccaaaaaaaagaaggctgtcattcaataaattttaa